CAGCCACGCGGCCGTTCAAGATCGCTCGCATCCGCGCTGTCGAAGGGAATGCCGATCTGGGACAGATCGTAGATGAGATTGTTGAGCAGCACCTGAACCGCGGTCAGCGGCAGGAAAGGCAGCACCAGCGAAGCGAGCGCCATGGTCAGCATGTTGCCGAAGTTCGAGCTCGTCCCCATGCGGATATATTTCATGATGTTGGCATAGGTGCGCCGTCCTTCAGCGACCCCGTCGGCCAGAACGCCGAGATCGGGCGCGAGCAGGATCATATCAGCCGCTTCCCGCGCGACATCGGTGGCGCCGTCCACCGATAGGCCAACGTCCGCTGCATGGATGGCGGGCGCGTCGTTGATCCCGTCGCCCATGAAGCCCACCGTATGGCCCCGCGCGCGCAGCGCCCGCACGACGCGCACCTTCTGGTCCGGCGTTACCCGCGCGAACAGATCGACGCTGTCGACACGGGCGGCAAGCGCTGCATCATCCAGCCTGGCGATCTCCTCTCCCGTGAGAAGGCCTTCGACGGGCAGCGCGAGGTTTGCAACGAGGTGCTCGACGACGGCTCCAGCGTCGCCCGAAATGACCTTGATACGGATGCCGGCGGCCTCGAGCCTGGCAACCGCATCGGCTGCGCTCGCCTTTGGCGGGTCGACGAACACGCAATAGCCCGCGAAGATAAGGCCATCCTCATCAGTGTCGCCGATGCGATCCTGGTCCGGCGCGGGCTTCCAGGCGACACCAAGCAGGCGCAAGCCCTGCGCGGCGCGTTCGTCGTGCAGGGCGATCAAGCGGCTTCGCAGTGCTTCGTCCATCGTGACAAGAGCGCCGGACCGATCCCGCGCCTGCCTACAGAGAGCGAGCATCGTCTCGGGCGCGCCCTTGACGATCTCAATCCGCTCGCCTTGGTGCTCGGCCAGCACCGACACGCGTCGCCGCTCGAAGTCGAACGGCCGTTCGTCCAGCTTCGTCCAGTCGCCCTGCGGCCGACCGGTCATATGCGTGATGAGCGCCTCGTCGAGAGGACTTTTGAGGCCCGTTTCGAACCGGGCGTTGATCGCCGCCAGTTCGGCGACGCGATCGTCATCCTCGCCGTCGATGCCCGGGTGGCCGACCAGCGTTATCCGCGCCTCGGTGAGTGTGCCCGTCTTGTCGGTGCACAGCACGTCCATCTCGCCAAGGTCATGGATGGCGGAGAGGCGCTTCACCACGACCCTCGCGCTCGCCATGCGCCGTGCGCCGCGCGCCAGCGACACCGTCATGATCATCGGCAGCAACTCGGGCGTCAGACCGACCGCGAGCGCCATGGCGAACAGGAAGGATTGCAGGGGAGGGCGGCCGAGCGCCAGATGCGCTAGCAGCACGAACAGTACCAGGAAGATCGTGAGCCGGGCGATCAGCATGCCAAGCTTGTGAATGCCACGCTCGAACGCGGTGGGTGCGGGCGCGACCGCCAGGGATTGCGCGATCGCGCCGAACCGCGTCCTGGCGCTTGTCTCCACGACCAGCATAGTCGCGGTGCCGGCGATCACCGACGTCCCATGGAAAAGCGCGCCGGTGGCTTCGGCGGGAGTCGAGGCTTCGGGATTCGCTCCGACGCGCTTCTCGACCGGATAGGGCTCGCCGGTCAGCAGTGCTTCATTGACCTGCGCGCCATTGGCGGCGAGCGCGATCCCGTCGGCGGGAACGAGATCGCCCGCGCAGAGCTGAACGACGTCGCCCGCCACGATGGCGTTGATCGGGATCTCGGTCGGGTGGCCATCGCGCAGCACGCTGGCATGGAGCGCGATCGAGCGTTTGAGCGCCGCAGCCGTGGCTTGCGCGCGGTGTTCCTGCACCATGTCGAGCAGCGTGGAGAGGATCACCACGGCCAGAATGATGAGGAAGCTCGCAAGATCGCCGGTGGCCCCAGCGATGGCAGCAGCGACGAGCAGAATGGCGATCAGCGGATTGGCGAGGCGGTGGAGAAGATCGACGACGATGTGCCGCGGCGCGGTTTCTCCGATCTCATTGGGGCCGTTGCGGGTCAGGCGTGCGTCCGCGTCCGTCTGAGCCAGGCCTTCACGTGCAGACAAGAGGCGCGCGAGCAG
The window above is part of the Sphingomonas sanxanigenens DSM 19645 = NX02 genome. Proteins encoded here:
- the mgtA gene encoding magnesium-translocating P-type ATPase, yielding MSRALAAPAPSADVGDAFWKSDPDALLARLLSAREGLAQTDADARLTRNGPNEIGETAPRHIVVDLLHRLANPLIAILLVAAAIAGATGDLASFLIILAVVILSTLLDMVQEHRAQATAAALKRSIALHASVLRDGHPTEIPINAIVAGDVVQLCAGDLVPADGIALAANGAQVNEALLTGEPYPVEKRVGANPEASTPAEATGALFHGTSVIAGTATMLVVETSARTRFGAIAQSLAVAPAPTAFERGIHKLGMLIARLTIFLVLFVLLAHLALGRPPLQSFLFAMALAVGLTPELLPMIMTVSLARGARRMASARVVVKRLSAIHDLGEMDVLCTDKTGTLTEARITLVGHPGIDGEDDDRVAELAAINARFETGLKSPLDEALITHMTGRPQGDWTKLDERPFDFERRRVSVLAEHQGERIEIVKGAPETMLALCRQARDRSGALVTMDEALRSRLIALHDERAAQGLRLLGVAWKPAPDQDRIGDTDEDGLIFAGYCVFVDPPKASAADAVARLEAAGIRIKVISGDAGAVVEHLVANLALPVEGLLTGEEIARLDDAALAARVDSVDLFARVTPDQKVRVVRALRARGHTVGFMGDGINDAPAIHAADVGLSVDGATDVAREAADMILLAPDLGVLADGVAEGRRTYANIMKYIRMGTSSNFGNMLTMALASLVLPFLPLTAVQVLLNNLIYDLSQIGIPFDSADASDLERPRGWDMTGLVRFTAIMGPLSSLFDIATFALLLEIFHVDVATFRSAWFIESMATQILVVFIIRTARPAWTGRAHIALVVTALGGLLAALALPFLPFAPLLDFAPPSGMLLGAIALLVLAYLVISEGMKRFALRSTS